One genomic segment of Aliarcobacter cibarius includes these proteins:
- a CDS encoding porin family protein, which produces MAVDVQPFLGAGVGVSWSKTEENIKTPGYVFIDSGTTKDKDNTTATLANLKGGAVLDKTHRVSLSYSPTFDNEGNIHNFFVGYDYLIPVNNENRFYIGAHAGISNFEGKKDMTDYDMSGFSYGAQAGYIYDITRNIEFELGVIYTKYNLDTDGKRKSVDGSVAVTNLELKYSVGTFVGINYKF; this is translated from the coding sequence ATGGCAGTTGATGTACAACCCTTTTTAGGAGCTGGAGTTGGAGTTAGCTGGAGTAAAACAGAAGAAAATATTAAAACACCAGGATATGTTTTTATTGATTCTGGAACTACAAAAGATAAAGATAATACTACTGCAACACTTGCAAACTTAAAGGGAGGGGCAGTTTTAGATAAAACACATAGAGTATCTTTATCTTATTCACCGACATTTGATAATGAGGGCAATATTCATAATTTTTTTGTAGGATATGACTATTTAATTCCAGTAAACAATGAAAATAGATTTTATATAGGAGCTCATGCTGGAATTTCTAACTTTGAGGGAAAAAAAGATATGACTGATTATGACATGTCAGGATTTTCGTATGGAGCACAAGCTGGATATATTTATGATATTACAAGAAATATTGAATTTGAATTAGGAGTAATTTATACAAAATATAATTTAGATACTGATGGTAAAAGAAAATCAGTAGATGGTTCGGTTGCAGTAACAAATCTTGAACTAAAATACTCTGTAGGAACATTTGTAGGTATTAACTACAAATTTTAA
- a CDS encoding sensor histidine kinase: MRNLSIVIQIAIINILVFSIFISIFIYKNYSIVSNQLVLLQNEKIDSIIKTITPIISINLTLGLEDNIKEIVNESIKLHKELIGIEVINNGNEVIYKNINSDIKNAKMYNIILEDTIIKSKIGELKVFYTFSSIYSKLLSEFYQFLAFMAIFFILSLLISSFLIKQNLKPLIKLKESMKNYSLHKNNTLKEDNFKNEISVINNSAIKMIKKIEEELEKRILYEKEIMQKNRLASMGEMLDNIAHQWRQPLMKINAIVLNTDRSIELKKYDEKYLQDRLNDISQAVFYMSNTIDTFREFLNPLKIKHIFEIKQTIEKSINVLNTLLKDVDINITEKEIYLDAYESEFMQVIISILSNSIEIFKEREIKEKSININIYENDNNYLINIEDNAGGIKNEIIDKIFEPYFTTKHKSGGTGMGLYISKLIMQTSFKGDIKVQNKDDRAIFILEIPKGKEF; the protein is encoded by the coding sequence ATGAGAAATTTAAGTATTGTAATTCAAATAGCTATTATAAATATTTTAGTTTTTAGTATATTCATATCAATATTTATCTATAAAAATTACTCAATTGTTTCAAATCAGTTAGTTTTACTTCAAAATGAAAAAATAGATTCTATTATAAAAACTATAACCCCAATTATATCTATAAATCTAACTTTGGGACTAGAAGATAATATAAAAGAAATTGTAAATGAAAGTATAAAGCTACATAAAGAATTAATAGGAATAGAAGTAATAAATAATGGTAATGAAGTTATATATAAAAACATAAATAGTGATATAAAAAATGCAAAAATGTATAATATTATTTTAGAAGATACTATCATTAAATCTAAAATAGGTGAATTAAAAGTATTTTATACTTTTTCATCTATATACTCAAAACTTTTAAGTGAGTTTTATCAATTTTTAGCTTTTATGGCCATATTTTTTATTCTATCATTATTAATATCATCATTTTTAATCAAACAAAATTTAAAACCACTAATAAAACTAAAAGAAAGTATGAAAAATTATAGTTTGCATAAAAATAATACATTAAAAGAAGATAATTTTAAAAATGAAATTTCAGTTATAAATAACAGTGCAATAAAAATGATAAAAAAAATTGAAGAAGAATTAGAAAAAAGAATTTTATATGAAAAAGAGATTATGCAAAAAAATCGTTTAGCTTCTATGGGTGAAATGCTAGATAATATAGCTCATCAGTGGCGACAACCTTTAATGAAGATAAATGCGATAGTTTTAAATACAGACAGAAGTATTGAATTAAAAAAATACGATGAGAAATATTTACAAGATAGATTAAATGATATATCTCAAGCTGTATTTTATATGTCAAATACAATAGATACATTTAGAGAGTTTTTAAATCCTTTAAAAATAAAACATATTTTTGAAATTAAACAAACTATTGAAAAAAGTATAAATGTTTTAAATACTTTATTAAAAGACGTAGATATAAATATTACTGAAAAAGAGATTTATTTAGATGCTTATGAAAGTGAGTTTATGCAAGTTATTATCTCTATTCTATCAAATTCAATAGAAATATTTAAAGAAAGAGAAATAAAAGAAAAATCTATAAATATAAATATTTATGAAAATGATAATAATTATTTAATAAATATTGAAGATAATGCAGGTGGTATAAAAAATGAGATTATAGATAAAATTTTTGAACCATACTTTACAACAAAACATAAAAGTGGTGGTACTGGAATGGGATTATATATATCAAAACTTATTATGCAAACTAGTTTTAAAGGTGATATAAAAGTACAAAATAAAGATGATAGAGCAATCTTTATCTTAGAAATACCAAAAGGAAAAGAATTTTGA
- a CDS encoding TonB-dependent receptor yields the protein MYIKKLFFPLIFPLSLFSQELDNILNDLNEYSDKTHLNINYKPTAMTVLYGNDLESLGINTLSEALDFIPGIQTYSGTGSNSYISIRGQTQPFNTIYEKIGFFINNISIGPNYYQNFPISLIDRIEISKGSTLGLNNPHSFIANVNIITKSSIENSNNISLQTGSFDKRFSSLSLNEKLGSYNMGLGFFYLKDNKKVDAPSANLTTEQFGTSFDRKKESLEGKEDIGFLLSFKNDNFEFSNTYIKSNIQNNYGFFNLLDFNDDGYSEYETISSELKYTKDISENNIFESKIGILENNYNFNSYFYKLEPNNIGLYNPHFGIDYTKREKYLSFLIKNKTFNNHEIDFGINVSRNSIVKNDFYTNVDEDYKIGSLIAGKYYPNSPNLTKFSGNDGNISNIDDKTNISYYINDTYSYTDNLTFSFLAKIDDFKDFDNSKSFKVGTVYSNDNTNIYKFILSKSSKIPSNTEDSMVGHLNLYGNEDLKNEDLKSAELIYIYSDNKDKLKLNLFYSIYENSIDIKEFETNKYTYMNESSNLDNYGLEAEYSKLFENRSKIFLNSSYNVFEYKNSSYNLDINTPIVSKFTTKLGYIYPITSKFTISPLLRYYGSKNLLNGEEINDVLLTDLNLIHKFSKHSKLSFGVKNLFDQTYYYYGYQTKDENMLREGKTWFTSFSYDF from the coding sequence ATGTATATAAAAAAACTATTTTTCCCTCTAATTTTTCCATTATCTTTGTTTTCCCAAGAACTAGATAATATATTAAATGATTTAAATGAGTATAGTGATAAAACTCATTTAAATATTAATTATAAACCAACTGCAATGACTGTTTTATATGGTAATGATTTAGAATCTTTAGGAATAAATACACTAAGTGAAGCTTTAGATTTTATTCCTGGAATTCAAACATATTCAGGAACAGGATCTAATTCTTATATATCAATTCGTGGACAAACTCAACCCTTTAACACTATTTATGAAAAAATTGGATTTTTTATAAATAATATTAGTATAGGACCAAACTATTATCAAAATTTTCCTATTAGCTTAATAGATAGAATAGAGATATCAAAAGGCTCAACATTAGGTTTAAATAATCCTCACAGTTTTATAGCTAACGTTAATATTATTACTAAAAGTTCCATTGAAAATTCAAATAATATTAGTTTGCAAACAGGAAGTTTTGATAAAAGATTTTCATCCCTATCTTTAAATGAAAAGCTTGGTTCTTATAATATGGGGTTAGGATTTTTCTATTTAAAAGATAATAAAAAAGTAGATGCTCCTAGTGCAAATTTAACTACAGAACAGTTTGGTACATCTTTTGACAGAAAAAAAGAATCATTAGAAGGAAAAGAAGATATTGGATTTTTATTATCTTTTAAAAATGATAACTTTGAGTTCTCTAATACATATATAAAAAGTAATATACAAAATAATTATGGTTTTTTCAATCTATTAGATTTTAATGATGATGGCTATTCAGAATATGAAACAATTTCAAGTGAATTGAAATATACAAAAGATATTTCAGAAAATAATATTTTTGAATCTAAAATAGGTATTTTAGAAAATAACTATAATTTTAATTCATATTTCTATAAACTTGAACCAAACAATATTGGTTTATATAATCCACACTTTGGAATTGATTATACAAAGAGGGAAAAATATTTATCTTTTCTAATCAAAAACAAAACATTTAATAATCATGAAATTGATTTTGGAATAAATGTTTCAAGAAACTCTATTGTAAAAAATGATTTTTATACAAATGTTGATGAAGACTATAAAATAGGAAGTTTAATAGCTGGGAAGTATTATCCAAATTCACCTAATCTTACGAAATTTAGTGGTAATGATGGGAATATTTCAAATATAGATGATAAAACAAATATCTCTTATTATATAAATGATACATATTCATATACTGATAATTTAACTTTTTCTTTTTTAGCAAAAATTGATGATTTTAAAGATTTTGATAATTCTAAAAGCTTTAAAGTAGGAACTGTATATTCAAACGATAATACTAATATATACAAATTTATTCTTTCAAAATCAAGTAAAATTCCTTCTAATACAGAAGATTCAATGGTTGGACATTTAAACCTTTATGGTAATGAAGATTTAAAAAATGAAGATTTAAAAAGTGCTGAATTAATATATATTTATAGCGATAATAAAGATAAACTTAAATTAAATCTATTTTATTCAATTTATGAAAATAGTATTGATATAAAAGAATTTGAAACTAATAAATATACTTACATGAACGAAAGTAGTAATCTCGATAACTATGGTTTAGAAGCCGAGTATTCAAAACTATTTGAAAATCGATCTAAAATATTTTTGAATAGTTCTTATAATGTTTTTGAATATAAAAATAGTTCTTATAACTTAGATATAAATACTCCAATTGTTTCAAAATTTACAACAAAATTAGGTTATATTTATCCTATAACTTCAAAATTTACAATTAGCCCTCTTTTGAGATACTATGGAAGTAAAAATCTATTAAATGGAGAAGAAATTAATGATGTTTTATTAACTGATTTAAATTTAATACATAAATTTTCAAAACATTCAAAACTTTCATTTGGAGTTAAAAATTTATTTGATCAAACTTATTATTATTATGGATATCAAACTAAAGATGAAAATATGCTAAGAGAAGGAAAAACTTGGTTCACAAGTTTTAGCTATGATTTTTAG
- a CDS encoding response regulator transcription factor: MRENLKSFTLLYAEDDESIQIEMLEYFSSYFKEVYVANDGREALEIYKKNKPDVMILDIYMPHISGLELTKIVRENDYKTKIVLITAFSKNSVLLEAINLDINYYITKPVTLQNIKEMLNKIALDLSRSSSIIVEFKNNLSFNITSKKLFNHNEEIKLSSQS, encoded by the coding sequence TTGAGAGAAAATCTAAAAAGTTTTACATTACTTTATGCAGAAGATGATGAATCTATACAAATTGAAATGCTAGAGTATTTTTCTAGTTACTTTAAAGAGGTATATGTAGCTAATGATGGTAGAGAGGCTTTAGAAATTTACAAAAAAAATAAACCAGATGTTATGATTCTAGATATTTATATGCCTCATATAAGTGGCCTAGAATTAACAAAAATAGTAAGAGAAAATGATTATAAAACAAAAATTGTTTTAATAACAGCCTTTTCAAAAAATAGTGTCTTACTAGAAGCCATTAATTTAGATATAAATTACTATATCACTAAACCAGTAACTCTACAAAATATCAAAGAAATGTTAAATAAAATAGCTTTAGATTTAAGTAGAAGTTCCTCTATAATAGTTGAATTTAAAAATAATTTATCTTTTAATATAACTAGTAAAAAATTATTTAACCATAATGAAGAGATAAAGCTAAGTAGTCAGTCCTGA
- a CDS encoding Hsp20/alpha crystallin family protein encodes MLITKFDPFKQLREIEKSLYSQNTNNEGVSAFVPTVNTREAEFAYHIDVDLPGVKKEDIKVDLNKGVLTISGERKTKDEVKQEDYYKIETYFGKFSRSFTLPDNADIENIEAKSDNGVLEVIIPKLKDDVSKKSIEIK; translated from the coding sequence ATGTTAATAACAAAATTCGATCCATTTAAACAATTAAGAGAAATAGAAAAAAGTTTATATTCACAAAACACAAATAATGAGGGGGTTAGTGCTTTTGTACCAACAGTGAATACAAGAGAAGCTGAATTTGCATATCATATTGATGTTGATTTACCTGGAGTTAAAAAGGAAGATATTAAAGTAGATTTAAACAAAGGTGTACTTACAATTAGTGGAGAAAGAAAAACTAAAGATGAAGTAAAACAAGAAGACTACTATAAAATAGAAACGTACTTTGGAAAATTCTCAAGAAGCTTTACACTTCCAGATAATGCAGATATTGAAAATATCGAAGCAAAAAGTGATAATGGAGTTTTAGAAGTTATTATTCCAAAACTAAAAGATGATGTATCTAAAAAATCTATAGAGATTAAATAA
- a CDS encoding transposase: MSKIKELLRLKFLNQLSNRQIQTITGVSRNSVANYVNSFNEMNLSLEKTLNLNDLEVEQLFHPKKPAEKKSTTAVIEIDWNNVHYELSQKGMTRKLLYEEISVNNPNIYSYSQFNRYYNKFLQTVNPSMRQIHYGGDKLFIDYSGLTMPIVNQRTGEITNFRKSLRLTIVLSCKMISLFSCLTDSMFPLLFN, encoded by the coding sequence ATGAGTAAAATCAAAGAACTATTAAGATTAAAATTTCTTAATCAATTGTCAAATAGACAAATACAAACTATTACTGGAGTTTCCAGGAATAGTGTTGCTAATTATGTAAATTCATTTAATGAAATGAATCTCTCTTTGGAAAAAACATTAAATTTAAATGATTTAGAGGTAGAACAACTATTTCATCCTAAAAAACCAGCTGAAAAGAAATCAACAACTGCAGTTATTGAAATAGATTGGAATAATGTACATTATGAACTTTCACAAAAAGGGATGACTAGAAAACTCTTATATGAAGAGATTTCAGTAAATAACCCGAATATCTATAGCTATAGTCAATTTAATCGTTACTACAATAAATTTTTACAAACAGTAAATCCTTCAATGAGACAAATACATTATGGTGGAGATAAACTTTTTATAGACTACAGTGGTCTTACAATGCCAATTGTAAATCAAAGAACAGGTGAAATTACTAATTTTAGAAAATCTCTACGACTTACAATTGTATTATCTTGCAAAATGATTTCTTTATTTTCATGTTTAACTGACAGTATGTTCCCCTTATTGTTTAATTAA
- a CDS encoding diguanylate cyclase, protein MKFTLLIFILLTNLIYAKTLDKVSIQFNWKYQFEFAGFIAAKEKGFYNDVNLEVEFKEYDLQTDIMYDVLNQKTTYGISNSNVVLDKSKIAPIVLLATYLQKSPLVLVTQPSIKHPNQLIGKTIMGGKDELKYSSIALLFSHFGINNINSGFNSNKYDLNDFIEGKVDAITAFRSNQLYELDKKGISYNIIDPIDYGFVVNALNLYTSKKEALENKNRTLKFIEATNKGWEYALNNSEEIVDILISKYKVEKSKEALLYEAKIIKELVMRDLYPIGKVSSDLGKRLLKQLIYSGAIDQNQKIEPIFFDNDFERNINDFFLTKSQRNYLENKKIINLCVDPDWYPIEYVKDKKLYGFTSDIVKLFQEQIQTKIDLVLTKDWNESLEAAKNRQCDIISGISADFEREKFLNFTQPLLSLPILMATQNDKPFIQDISLIKEKVGILKGHFALSYLKEKFPNIEWIEVSSMNIGLKLVERNEIYGFIDNSLVLSSTIQKEFANSLKIGYRFDIEDRISIGIRNDEPILYEIFNNLVNDLDEEKKQLFLNNWTKIVEQVGIFTSKEIVIFSIVITLFLFSLMFYQIKLKKLNKELEKLSSTDKLTGLNNRFEIDKKLILEKEKVNRNNKYSCSLILIDVDHFKKINDTLGHLAGDEILKEVSNLFINNFRKTDAIGRWGGEEFMIILPFTTKKQAKIVAENIRVAVENKIFSQKTNDPVTISLGVGELLRNKTIEQTLYSIDKALYIAKEKGRNKIEVTS, encoded by the coding sequence TTGAAATTTACTTTATTAATATTTATTTTACTAACAAATCTTATATATGCAAAAACTCTAGACAAGGTTTCTATTCAGTTTAACTGGAAATATCAATTCGAGTTTGCAGGTTTTATAGCTGCAAAAGAAAAAGGTTTCTACAATGATGTGAATTTAGAAGTTGAATTTAAAGAATATGATTTACAAACAGATATTATGTATGATGTTTTAAATCAAAAAACTACTTATGGAATTTCAAATTCAAATGTAGTTTTAGACAAAAGTAAAATAGCACCAATAGTTTTATTAGCTACTTATTTACAAAAATCTCCACTGGTTTTAGTGACGCAACCATCTATAAAGCATCCTAATCAATTAATAGGTAAAACTATCATGGGTGGAAAAGATGAGTTAAAATATAGTTCTATTGCACTTTTATTTTCACATTTTGGAATAAATAATATAAATAGTGGTTTTAATAGTAATAAATATGATTTAAATGATTTTATTGAAGGAAAAGTAGACGCAATAACAGCTTTTAGATCAAATCAATTATATGAACTTGATAAAAAAGGAATTTCATACAATATAATTGACCCTATTGATTACGGATTTGTTGTTAATGCATTAAATTTATATACTTCAAAAAAAGAAGCATTAGAAAATAAAAATAGAACATTAAAATTCATAGAAGCAACTAATAAAGGTTGGGAATATGCTTTAAACAATTCTGAAGAAATAGTTGATATTTTAATTTCAAAATATAAAGTTGAAAAATCTAAAGAAGCTTTACTTTATGAAGCAAAAATTATAAAAGAGCTTGTGATGAGGGATTTATATCCTATTGGAAAAGTAAGTTCTGACTTAGGTAAAAGATTGCTAAAACAACTTATTTATTCAGGTGCAATAGATCAAAATCAAAAAATAGAACCTATTTTTTTCGATAATGATTTTGAACGAAATATAAATGATTTTTTTCTAACAAAATCTCAAAGAAATTATTTAGAAAATAAAAAAATTATTAATCTTTGTGTAGATCCAGATTGGTATCCAATAGAATATGTAAAAGATAAGAAATTATATGGGTTTACATCTGATATTGTAAAATTATTTCAAGAGCAAATTCAAACAAAAATAGATTTAGTTTTAACAAAGGATTGGAATGAATCTTTAGAAGCTGCAAAAAATAGACAATGTGATATTATTTCAGGGATATCTGCTGATTTCGAAAGAGAAAAATTCTTAAATTTTACACAACCTTTACTCTCACTACCAATTTTAATGGCAACTCAAAATGATAAACCATTTATTCAAGATATCTCCTTAATAAAAGAAAAAGTTGGTATTTTAAAAGGGCATTTTGCATTAAGTTATCTAAAAGAAAAATTTCCAAATATAGAATGGATAGAAGTATCTTCAATGAATATTGGACTTAAATTAGTAGAAAGAAATGAAATTTATGGTTTTATTGATAATTCATTAGTCTTATCATCAACTATCCAAAAAGAATTCGCAAATAGTTTAAAAATTGGATACAGATTTGATATTGAAGACCGAATCAGTATTGGTATAAGAAACGATGAACCAATCTTATATGAAATTTTTAACAATTTAGTTAATGATTTGGATGAAGAAAAAAAACAATTATTTCTAAATAATTGGACAAAAATTGTTGAACAAGTAGGAATATTTACTTCTAAAGAAATAGTTATTTTTTCCATAGTAATAACTCTATTCTTATTTAGTCTAATGTTTTATCAAATTAAATTAAAAAAATTAAATAAAGAATTGGAGAAACTATCTTCAACAGATAAATTAACAGGGCTTAATAATCGTTTCGAAATTGATAAAAAATTAATCTTAGAAAAAGAGAAAGTAAATAGAAATAATAAATATTCATGTAGTTTAATACTAATTGATGTTGACCATTTTAAAAAAATAAATGATACATTAGGTCATTTAGCAGGAGATGAAATTTTAAAAGAAGTATCAAATTTGTTTATAAATAATTTTAGAAAAACAGATGCTATTGGAAGATGGGGAGGTGAAGAATTTATGATAATACTTCCATTTACAACAAAAAAACAAGCTAAAATCGTGGCTGAAAATATAAGAGTAGCTGTTGAAAATAAAATATTTTCTCAAAAAACAAATGATCCTGTAACTATAAGTTTAGGAGTAGGAGAACTTTTAAGAAATAAAACTATAGAACAAACCTTATATAGTATTGACAAGGCCCTATATATTGCAAAAGAAAAAGGTAGAAATAAAATAGAAGTTACTAGTTAA
- a CDS encoding IS5 family transposase, translating to MQKNLFYGSLMDMLDSKDPLVVLADTIKWSKFEDEFAQYYSKEGRPAKPIRLMVGLLLLKQLENLSDENVVIAWKRNPYFQYFCGFSDFQTALPCHSTDLVYFRNRIGKKGFEFIFKHSIEIHSNENLNESQVIADTTIQESNLTYPTDGKLAIKIINHLHKIVKVENIKLRRSYIKEIKQHRINLRFFRHPKKIIKAKASMKRLRTIAKTILRDIDRKFGDNLELHNKYATKFYLYIRVLLQEKNTKNKIYSLHEIDAYAVNKGKDHKGYEYGTKASVVTTKNSGIIVGVSAHRENEHDSKTLKLALENTISNLGSKTINEVICDRGYRGSKQIIINNETVIDISIPSNLQKKDTTKQINIKKEKFRRRAAIEPIIGHLKSDHRMQRNYLKGFLGDQINLLLAATAFNLKKWMNIYFYAFFTGNLSLLKEAYQQLQHQKELIMFLLQLKITMKFSNLDY from the coding sequence GTGCAGAAAAATCTCTTTTATGGTTCATTAATGGATATGTTAGATTCAAAAGATCCTTTAGTTGTTTTAGCAGATACAATTAAGTGGTCGAAATTTGAAGATGAATTTGCACAATATTACTCTAAAGAGGGAAGACCAGCTAAACCAATTCGTTTAATGGTTGGATTACTATTACTAAAACAGTTAGAAAATCTTAGTGATGAAAATGTAGTTATTGCTTGGAAAAGAAATCCATACTTTCAATATTTCTGTGGATTTAGTGATTTCCAAACAGCATTACCATGTCATAGTACTGATTTAGTTTATTTTAGAAATAGAATAGGTAAAAAAGGATTTGAATTTATTTTTAAACATAGTATTGAAATTCATAGTAATGAAAATCTAAATGAATCACAAGTAATAGCTGATACAACTATTCAAGAGAGTAATTTAACCTACCCAACAGATGGTAAACTAGCAATTAAAATAATTAACCATTTGCATAAAATAGTAAAAGTTGAAAATATTAAACTAAGAAGAAGCTATATCAAAGAGATAAAACAACATAGAATAAATTTAAGATTCTTTAGACATCCAAAAAAGATTATAAAAGCAAAAGCTTCTATGAAAAGACTCAGAACAATTGCAAAAACAATTCTTAGAGATATTGATAGAAAATTTGGTGATAATCTTGAACTTCATAATAAATATGCTACTAAATTTTACTTGTACATAAGAGTACTTTTACAAGAGAAAAATACAAAGAATAAAATTTACTCTTTACATGAAATAGATGCATATGCAGTAAATAAAGGTAAAGACCATAAAGGTTATGAATATGGTACAAAAGCTTCTGTTGTAACAACTAAAAATTCAGGAATTATTGTTGGAGTTTCTGCACATAGAGAAAATGAACATGATAGTAAAACTCTAAAGTTAGCATTAGAAAATACAATTTCAAATTTAGGATCTAAAACTATAAATGAAGTTATTTGTGATAGAGGATATAGAGGAAGTAAACAAATAATAATCAATAATGAAACTGTTATTGATATCTCAATACCAAGTAATTTACAAAAGAAAGATACAACTAAACAAATTAATATCAAAAAAGAGAAATTTAGAAGAAGAGCAGCAATAGAACCTATTATTGGACACTTAAAATCTGATCATAGAATGCAAAGAAATTATCTTAAAGGATTTCTTGGCGACCAGATTAATCTTTTACTAGCAGCAACAGCATTTAATCTAAAAAAGTGGATGAATATCTACTTTTATGCATTTTTTACAGGAAATTTATCTTTATTAAAAGAAGCTTATCAACAATTGCAACACCAAAAAGAACTGATTATGTTCTTATTGCAACTAAAAATCACCATGAAATTTTCAAATTTGGATTATTAA
- a CDS encoding gamma-glutamylcyclotransferase family protein encodes MKEIYVFTYGTLKRGFSNNHFLNDAIFISNAITCDNYQMYPCSNKNFPFLIKSENVQQIKGEVFKTNSKKVLDDLDYLENYPNLYLKEFIKVKLENNSIVEALVYFKNEKSYLNAVDYSMPINEWNDNYKNSFLI; translated from the coding sequence ATGAAAGAGATTTATGTATTTACATATGGAACTTTAAAAAGAGGATTTTCTAATAATCATTTTTTAAATGATGCAATATTTATATCAAATGCTATTACTTGTGATAATTATCAAATGTATCCTTGCAGTAATAAAAATTTCCCTTTTTTAATTAAAAGTGAAAACGTTCAACAAATAAAAGGTGAAGTTTTTAAAACAAATTCTAAAAAAGTACTAGATGATTTAGATTATCTTGAAAATTATCCGAATTTATATCTAAAAGAGTTCATAAAAGTAAAACTTGAAAATAATTCTATAGTTGAAGCTTTAGTATACTTCAAAAATGAAAAGAGTTATTTAAATGCTGTTGATTATTCTATGCCAATTAATGAATGGAATGATAATTATAAAAATAGTTTTTTAATTTAA